Part of the Engraulis encrasicolus isolate BLACKSEA-1 chromosome 23, IST_EnEncr_1.0, whole genome shotgun sequence genome is shown below.
GACGATACACCTCTCATATTGTTCTGTGAGCAAGAGAGGGTTCTCGCTGTCCTCGCAAAGTTCATCATCTTGAGATTACCTTGTAATTCACACGAACCGATAAATGAAGCGAATATTCAAGCAGGTCCCGTTTTAGACGTATGTCACCCTTTTGTCTTTAACTGGCAGTTACGATTTGCAAAGTAAATAAAGGTCTTTAAAAGCCAACCTCGCCTGACAACTTCGACGACAGACTGTCAAACTGCAACCTCCAGCTTCTTCAATGTAACTGCGTTCTAGAATTATCTAACACATGTGAAATGCACCTCTGGTTGCACCATGCAGCATGCATTGCGTAAAGGACCCCCAGTTAGAAGCCCGTAATAGTGCCTGAACAGACTTGTGGATTTTATATAATCTATTTGAGATTGGATTCCAGATTTCACCATTGTAATAACATGTTTAGACACTATTAATCATGGTTGTTGTTATCATGATAGAAAGGCAGCAGTGTATCCGAAATATATAATGATATTGAAACAGGCATGTACACTGACAGAGGCGCAGTAACATTCTGAAGGTCAGGTTGTGATGAAAAGAGTGGGAAATACACCGGTGTTTCGTTAATTGATTGTACAGTGCGTTACGTTTGGCCGAAAAATCAGTTCGTTTGTCTTAATCAGCATGGATTACCTTGACATGATATGGTTGATGTTTTGCCTGTAATGTACGAAACACATCGTTTGTCGACACTGTACACGGCAGACCATGGGCCCTATCCTTGCACAATTTACAGGCTATGGCCATCATTACATTTTTCAGTTTCAGGGATTTTTTTACATACACTATCAAGTtcggagttgtataaagtagaattaGGGGCTTATAGGCTAGGGGCCTACTTAACTATGATCAAGTTCAACCCTCAATGCCGTGCAACACTGATTCTTCAAAccttgtcaaaaacatgtcccaTCAATTAGACAAATGCTGGAAATAATCAGAAAAAAGAATCAAGGTGTCCATTGCACATAGCCTATGCCAATCTGTAATTGTGTTATATGTGAATGCATTATTGCATTTTAAATCAACAATTCACATTGGTTAATTCACTTTTTAACATCTCCACCATGGGCCCAGTCAGTGTTCTTGCTATACTGGGCGTATGCATGTCCAGTTTCGAATCTAATACAACTGTCCAATCTGCTGTGCCCCCCAGCTCGCACCTCCTTGCGACCCCCAGGGGTCCcttgcccccactttgaaaacccctgttcTGGACTTCCGCTATGTAGGAGGAACTCCTGATGCAGTTCAGCTATAGGGCCCAGTGTATGTTATCTTTGAAGCCCCTATGGCTCTCTTCATACAGATCAAGGCTGTGTGATGCTGTGCTGTGGTCAGCTCAACCACATCCCTTGTAGAAGAGACCTAAAGAATCTATGGCTCAACTAGTAGCCTACTGAGATAGTGAAGCTTCGCTGTGGGGCCTAGTGTGTGTTGCTGTAGAATGCAAATAGGCCTTGTTATTActgatccctgtgtgtgtgtgtgtgtgtgtgtgtgtgtgtgtgtgtgtgtgtgtgtgtgtgtgtgtgtgtgtgtgtgtgtgtgtgtgtgtgtgtgtgtgtgtgtgtgtgagacgagagagagaggtggggggtgaagaccatgaatcaatcaatctatctatctatctatctatctatctatctatctatctatctatctatctatctatctatctatctatctatctatctatctatctatctatctatctatctatctatctatctatccacatTGTTGGAAAGATTTGCATGTATGTCCAGTTCTGCTCCTACTCACATTCGCCCACCTCCTCTGTAATGGGATTGGCAACTACAGGGTTAAAACACAGACGTTCTAGGAAGGGGCTGTCACAACAACGCGGAAGTGAAGGTCACAACAGTGCCTGTGTACACAGATGTGCCTCAGTGCAGTTACATGGCTTGTATATTTGCCAAAGGAATGGAGGACATCATATCTTTAAGCTCAGGTAGTGATTCGGACTCCGACCTAGAGGTGGTGGGTTGTTTCAGTGACGCCACCAAAGAAGATGCGAGACCATTTATCACAACGGACTGGATTCCTGTAAAGCCGGTGCGTTGCAGTGGATTACCTGTTGTTATTTGCACGTGCAGCGACTATTTCATTGTGTCAATCATAAACCTAGAACGTGCACTGCACTGTAACGTCACTTGTCACTTGTATGTTCAGGTAAAACTGAAGGTAAGCTAGCAGTAGGTTGAAGCTTGATTACACCTGTTGGCACTTGGCTAACTTGTGCTTGACAGTTTACGCGCGCAGGAGTTGACATTAGGTGGGTGAGATGCAAATACTGTTACATGTTTCCTTATGAATACCATAATTTCACTGACATTTAGCCCATGTACTGGTACCATTAAGTAAGTTAGCGAGGGACTCTTTGTTCATGAGGTTAGCTAGCCGTTGACTTAGTTACCCGTTTCCTCCCAAAGAAGAGTTGTAGTGTTTTAATGTAGTCTACATTGCACAAAACCAGTCAACAACCACAACATCCCGCGCAGCGCATGCTAGCCTAGTTAGCAATGTAAATCATATATCTTCAGTAGACTGGCTAAAGCCAACAAACATGAAGCCAACCACCAAACTTCAATCATATAACAAACCTTCTGTCATTGGTACAGAAACTATCCAAGCAACTGGTGTGTTGGAGAGtggccacataggcctactgagacTTAATTCTTTGTGTATTTGTTTAGGTTTTTATTCCCTTGTCCAAACTTCGACGGCGACGCCCCCGGAGGTGCCAACGTGATTCAGCCCTGTCTATCTCGGTGGATTCAACTGAAGTTGTGGACTTGAGTCAACTTGAGGAAATAGTGTCTGATATTTCTGCTCTGGCAGATAGCGGGGGTGATCAGGACGAGTGTCAGATTCTGCCGTCTCTCACAGTTGGGAAGAAACCAAAGTCAAAGACCACAGGGACAGTGAAATCTTTGCCCCCTGTGTGTGTAGACCTGACAGTGCCAAACCAAGTAGAACCCATCCTTCAACCTGAGGATGACTGTCAAGTTATGTTGCCTGCCACACTAAATCCAGACCCAGTCATTTCTGTTGGAAATTCCCCAACGGCAGGTTCAACAGAGCCTGGTCCTCTTTTTCAAGGTGTTCAGCTGCGTGTGTTGGAAAGGGTTGATCTACTCAAGTCACCTGCTTCAGAAAGCATATTGTCTGCCCTCAGCCACCATAACCCATCTGATGTTACTCCAGTTCCATCACTGTGCGAACCAAACATTCCAGACTTCAGGGAAAGGATGGGTATCACTGATTCACATGACCAACAGTCGGCGGCGATGGCGGCATCTTGTCCATCTTCACATGAGGCCTCAGCCCCAAATTCTATGTTCAGATTGACCATAGCAGCAAGTCAGACCGCTCATACCCAAGAAAGttctgttgtgtctgtgtctgttgtcaGTAGACCTTCTGAGTCCTCCATATCTTCAGAACATCAACATGACGTTCCTCCTCTTCAAAGTAGCCCTACTTCACCTGAAGAACAGGGCGAGCGACTGGAGGACAATCAGCAAAGGCCCGTTGACACTAGTAATTCTTTGGACGAATCAGACTGTATAACAATGTCCGATCCTGATCTCGGGATGCCTGAAGAGCTGGGCCCGCATCAGCAACAGATCATTTCTCACATCCAGTTGAAGAAATTGAAGAGACACATGGGGGCAGTGGTGGAAGATGTGGTGAGAagctcttcttcttgttcttcttcaatACTTGTATGCAAAGCCGCGTGTATTATGTTTCCATCTGTATTAATGTCTGTATGTATACAGTGGTGTACATATTTGATTTGTCCTGCAAtggctttgcattacattacattaaatttagctgacgcttttattcaaagcgacttactgggtattggttacagggagAGGCTAGTggcgggattcgaaccagcaaccctctgatttcaAGACCATCTCCCTAAGCATTAGTCCACAGCTGTCCCCTGCTTTATTATTTATTAGGCCTTGTTTAAGCTGTAAGACACTGTCATTTCCTTTGGAACCAATTATTTTGGTCTACTGCACTGAAATGTGAAGATCATCCGCAGGTGTTGTTTCTTACTGGAATCTGAAAAGAACACAATTCCCTTGGTGACATAGCAGCACTATTACAGTATGTGACTACTAGCAGCAAACACATTTTACAGCACCTTTTACTGTAAGTGTTGGGACAGCACATTTGATGTGTTTTTgatgtgacccccccccctcataaattctctctctctctctctctctctctctctctctctctctctctctctctctctctctctctctctctccctctccctccctccctgttatCACACCACGGTAGGCTGACgatgaggcggaggaggaaggcTACGGGCCGCCTGAGCTGCTGTGCAGACAGGGCCTCAGTCTGGTCTACAGCACCATCGAGGAGAATTACCCAGAGGGCACCCTGCAGCTGCTCTCGGACTTCCTGCAGCCGCGCTACTACCCACCCCCTGACATCATGGTATGCATATATATAGACATtatcagagccatggaattcagggTTGTGACAAGCTAGGTACAGGAAGGTAGCTGGTGACACGATTCACATAGATTCAAAGATAGTTGTTAGGTAgtggtagatagatagattgtaGGCAGTGGCTTTCTGTTCACTTGAGAGGAACACAGAACCTCTACATAACAAGCAAGATTAAGCATGTTAAGAAAAAGACATGAAGAACAAGACTAAATCAATGTGAATTACATTTGCATTTATCTCactttatgtgttgtgtgttctaTGCCCACGTTCTGGAGCATGAGCCGccattgttgtgtaaaaatgAACCGTTAAGGTCAATGGAATTGGctgaacctcatggtacttctCACGCTgtcgctctccttctcctcctcttctcttcctcatctcctcatggtacctctcactctatcactctcctcctcttgtcctcttgtcCTCTGGTACTTGTAGGTGCACCTCCTGAACGGGATTCTGCTGGACCCAGGCTGCCCTGACGTGTTGGCGGTGGAGGCCTACAGTTTACTGATGAGAGTTCAGATGTGAGTTCATTGACTTGTTGTTTTCAATCAATAACAAGGAACAGCTAGATCTGACTAGGGGTCCTAGGTGTCCACTGTCCCTTATCTGATAATCTGTTTAATATGCTATGCAGGCAAAATTGGTAACGAGGATGTGTCAACCAAGTTTTACGAAAGTAGTTGTAACTGCACATGAAATGGTTTATAATGACATGAAATGTCAGCGCCTTGATGTGTAATAGTTCTTATCTGAATGGCGCTCTACTAATTCAGAACAGTATTTACAGTTGTTGTGATTATTAATGGGGTAGATCTGCATGTATTATTTGTAAGAATGGCTGCATTGTGGCTCTTGAAAGGATGTGGGCATAGTATTTACAAGGTCATCTATGGCTTGCTGTTTTTCCACACACAGATTTCGTCCAGCAGATATCTACAATCTTACATGGGACTGGGAGCTCCTAACATCTGTGATGGACCAGCAGGTTGGTATTAATGTTGGTTTATTATTTGTTCATGTTTTGGCCTGGGCTGTATTTATCTGAATGCGGAAGACGTCTAGTcgtgtaaaaaaaatataaatttattttattttaataaaaGAACATTCATTCATTGTATTCATATGTTTTCATATTTCATCAACAACGTGTGAATATGTGTAATGCATCATGTGATGTAATGCTCTTATTATGATGTTCACCAATAGGTCGGCACGAAAAGCCTTCGCCTTGAAGTCAGACGCATGCTCCTGCAGTACGTACTGCAAATTCTGGAAGATGACTTCCAGCGCCACCTCTACCTCCAAAAGCTGCACCTGACCATCACCAAGGCCATACTGTCCTGTGAGCAAAGCTTCACCCATGTCAGGTAAGGACATACAGCACTCACtacacatggatggatggatcatgGGTCTTGGCTCAGGGTCTGAAATGCTTAGCCGACGATGCAGAGGTTTGCAGCTACTTTCGTAGAGTTAATAATTAGGTAATTGTGGCAGGATTTTGACTATAACTGACTAATAACTTAAACTGATTAGTGCAATTGATGTGCTTGTAACTATGGACAGTCATGGGATATCAGTTAATAGCACTATTAGCCATTGAAACACTATTTGTTGAGGAGCACATCAGAATTTGCTAGCCTCCATGAGCTACCTCTGAAGTAAGCATTAGGCCCATCTTTGGCTagggttcccactggtcatgAAAATCCTGGAATATGTACAGGTGTAGCCAGCGGGGGACTAGCTTAACCAGCGTTCTATTCCATCCTCCTGTGTGAGGATGTTTCAAGCATGGCTCCATATATTCAGGCACCAACATGACATTCTTCTTCACAATCAAGTACAGCAGAGGTACAAATCCAGTGTTCAGACGGATTAAAAAGTTCTGACACAAACCTTCCAGCTCTCGATTAGCTGATCATCACTCCCAGGACAGTTAGCTCAGCTATTTGGGGAAGTCACATGTATTGGCAGGAAAACCCACTAGggtttttttactttctgaactcaGGGATTGACACCTCTCTTTCACACCACCactatatttttaaatatatgcCATCTTCTTTCAGAGAACTTATTTCCTGGCTGTTTGAAGCGGTTTCCATGGTTGTGACTTGCAAGGAAAGGAAACGGCCCATCAAAGAAATGAATGAACATCTCAGGtatgtaaccagggctctaaattaactttttccaccaccagccaatttggctagtggacattttttcttaccagccaaacagaagttcaactagccatttttatctcgccaaaataaactatgcattagccTAGgctagtttttaaaaaaaattattattatggtcattttgttcaactatttctacaacacagatacactataggcctgcataggctagcctactatatgcctacataataagcatattataggctatatatttttaaattattttttaacttctgctttattttttactttcattacttaggcctaatcaatttgattagtttttgttcaattcctctgaaaacagctgaatcacatcacacaagccactcacataacagacctttaacatacagtaaccaagcacacagccaaaccacacagaagagatgagaggaaaaggaggggagagaggttaggaggagttcttctctaccacgcgcaacaaaatgacaagaagcctagtttaactaaaagtaaataatatctcgggaatcttcgcttcctttgttacttccacagcttcgtcgttggttgctttttttctttccgatggcgtgggctttccaaattagttgcgccaggactcggaacatttcagaagacaactgaactgacagctacggtcacactactctgacagtcagctctcctcctctgcccttgtcgctatttcgttccacaaccactcatttttaacgtcactattattactgttacaattactaggcctacttgcattcaccaacacacagaaccttgctctaacccccgacacattctcatcactcgcacaaaacatagtctacagaacagtagctgtagctctatgcataatctgcgtcctgttattgaaacggtcagtgcctcgctgcttcaaaaatgcagcctgttacagcaaggttcatatagtaataatagcagtagtgacgttaaaaaaggttgtagcgaaagcgacgagagcataggaggagagctgcctgtcagaatagtgtgagcgcagcttagctgacagaaggctggtcgtctgaaatgttttcaatcctggtgtgcgcaacagcatggagttgccgctctctgcactggaaagcccacggtgggaggctacgtcgtgacgctagggtccatgggtaatgtaggaaatctcgccgtctaacgttcgtcagagcagcggtttaccgttcataatttactgtactcgggcgctactagccaaattggcgggtaggtatttttttctactagccaaaattaattttcacccgtgtttggcgggttggcgtgtgttaatttagagccctgtatggaACGTTTTGCATTTCTATTAATTAAgcgtatttatttttttcagaacCTTCAAATAATGTGATTGTGATTTGCATTTTATTGCCGAAGTAAGGTCATTATGTGTCACTGTCAGTGATATGGCGTGGCCTTCCCTGTGCTTTGTTGCAGTGTGtggtagtattgggtcacccatgCAAGCAAGTAGTTAAGGCGTTTTGCTTGCAGATTCAAATCTGAACTCTGCCAGGTGGGAGTGAAtggcgctctcccccatcctccatgtcTGGTGCCTAGGCTATCGCACCACCCCCTGAAGTGTGCACTGTGTActttggtgtgctgtgtcacaatgaaaattgGACTCGGTCAGAAATAAAAAGTGTCCACACAGATTATCTGATTTGTGCAATGTTGCATGTTTTGTGTATGCTTCTGGGCACTTTAATTACCTTCTGGATCAATGAAGCATGTCCACTGTATTTTACAGGATGGTGATGCTGTTTCAGAAGATGCTGGTCTTGACCTTGGAGGTAGATCGTACCCCCACCTGCAGCTCCAACAAACTCGCCCAGGAGCTCTTCCAGATCATTATCGCCTCTCCAATGCGGGAACAGAGGTGTGTGGGCgcttgtctgtttctgtgtgtgtgtgtgtgtgtgtgtgtgtgtgtgtgtgtgtgtgtgtgtgtgtgtgtgtgtgtgtgtgtgtgtgtgtgtgcgcatgtgtgtgcgcatgtgtgtgtgtgtgtgtgtgcgcatgtgtgtgtgcacgtgcgcgcctgtctctttctgtgtgtatgtgtgtcgttgTGGGTGtcgctgtgggtgtgtgtttgcatggaaaAAGTGtgaaactctctctttctctctctctctctctctctctctctctctctctctctctctctctctctctctctctccaccaggctACTTCTTCTGGACACGCTGGAGAGCAGTCTGCTGAGGTGTAAGCTCCTGGAGCTGCTGTTGGACTACGAGTGTCCTCAGAAAGTGCCCATCCCCATGTCCCTCACCCTGCTGCTACACTTCCTGCAACACACCACTCTGGCACCAGATCCAACGGTACGACTTCAAACGTCAAAGTCCTCTTTATTGCCGATGCCTATATGTGCACTAGACTATACAAAGGAATCGAGTGCTGATTTACAGTGAGAAGCGAAATGAGATCATAGGCACCAAAGGAACAAAAGGTTGAGTGCATTTGCAGCTATATATAAATTGAAGCAGATAGTTGTATTTATAAAGACAAACACAGATGGATGGGTAGATGAGTTGATGGATAGAGTAATAGACAGAAATTATAGACGTAGATAGACATTATTAACTGTTCTCTGTATTAAGTATTTTCCTTTGAGGAATAAAATGTGCTTCACTGCAGTGTCACTTCCTTCAACATGCCAACAAACTTCTCTTCATGGTCAGTTTCTTCACATACACCACAGGCGTACAAAAGGAGCTGAAACTAAGAAGCTGTTAaaatgtatgtggatattttttaaaacacattggtttttgtctcttgtttacatgtaaacggaTCTCTGGTATACGTATTGCGTATAAACGGATGTATGATTTACATATAAATGGATGTCTCGTTTATATGTAAACCTAAGCAgataaaaatatctgcattttaaaaaatatccGTGTACATGTAAACAGCACCTGAGGTAAAAAGGAAGAGGTTGGCAAAAGGAGAGGACATGATCAATGCAGCCATCTAGTTAAATTGCTTTGTCTCtagaaatgcatgcatgcacacacatacgattGATCGGTAGATAGATGCATGGACAAACggacagaaataataataatagatctgTTTTGTTTAGCGCTTTTCATGGTACTCAAATACGCTGAAAAATTGTATATGCGTGTGTATTAATTTTACACAGGGAAATAAAATTAACATTTTAAATGTGTTCATGCAAACtgtacttatgcacacacacacccacactcacacggaTCGAACCTTTTCCAAGTGTATGTTTAAGATAATAAATATACTTCTTGGTCCCCTGCTGTTAACCATCTACATACTGTATAGCTCCCTCTTGGCCAGATCATCCGTCAACATGGACTCAGCACTGCTATGCTGACAACACCCAGCTCTACATCTGCCCATCTCCCTCCCCTATCACTAGTTCACTGCCTGCATTAAGACATGGATGGCCGCCAACCTACTCAAACTGAACATCACAGAGCTCATACTGATGGCCTCCCATCTCTGTCCAAAGAAGTTGGTGATATGCTATTGAATGTGGGATGGTTGTACCATCAGGCCTTTCCAAGAAGTGAGCAACTTGGATGTTATCCTGGACTGTAACCTAAGCACCACCAAATCTGCCTTCTTCCACCTCAAAAACATCTGCAGACTCTGCAGAGAACCTCACCGCCAGACTCCGTCGCAGAGACTCTGATCCATGCTTTCATCACCTCCCGTTTTGGCTACTATAACAGTGTCCTTTATGGTCTTCCCATCAAAGCATTGGGCAGACTACAGTGTGTCCAAAACGCAGCTGCCAGGGTCTGTATTGCACATTCAAAGTGGTGTCAAGAATGATAATGAATTGTTATTTTTTGTCATCAGGATGGCAGTGAGGactggaggaggtgggaggagctGGTTAAGATGATCTGGATGCTCCTGCTCAGCTATGAGAAGGTCATGAAAGGTACACACTCATGTCCTGGAtaaatacagtcaatccggaaagtattcacagcgcttcacttttttcacattttattatcttacagccttattccaaatgctacaaattaatctctgtt
Proteins encoded:
- the simc1 gene encoding SUMO-interacting motif-containing protein 1; translation: MACIFAKGMEDIISLSSGSDSDSDLEVVGCFSDATKEDARPFITTDWIPVKPVFIPLSKLRRRRPRRCQRDSALSISVDSTEVVDLSQLEEIVSDISALADSGGDQDECQILPSLTVGKKPKSKTTGTVKSLPPVCVDLTVPNQVEPILQPEDDCQVMLPATLNPDPVISVGNSPTAGSTEPGPLFQGVQLRVLERVDLLKSPASESILSALSHHNPSDVTPVPSLCEPNIPDFRERMGITDSHDQQSAAMAASCPSSHEASAPNSMFRLTIAASQTAHTQESSVVSVSVVSRPSESSISSEHQHDVPPLQSSPTSPEEQGERLEDNQQRPVDTSNSLDESDCITMSDPDLGMPEELGPHQQQIISHIQLKKLKRHMGAVVEDVADDEAEEEGYGPPELLCRQGLSLVYSTIEENYPEGTLQLLSDFLQPRYYPPPDIMVHLLNGILLDPGCPDVLAVEAYSLLMRVQIFRPADIYNLTWDWELLTSVMDQQVGTKSLRLEVRRMLLQYVLQILEDDFQRHLYLQKLHLTITKAILSCEQSFTHVRELISWLFEAVSMVVTCKERKRPIKEMNEHLRMVMLFQKMLVLTLEVDRTPTCSSNKLAQELFQIIIASPMREQRLLLLDTLESSLLRCKLLELLLDYECPQKVPIPMSLTLLLHFLQHTTLAPDPTDGSEDWRRWEELVKMIWMLLLSYEKVMKGHLRCSITDRSTYSRDPNWTVHDRVTRSMVQDASDAFLARAERDLGCPPPQQVQDPLALLRAHLQD